One Chlamydia ibidis 10-1398/6 genomic window, AAGGAATAGCAAACTTTTCGAATAAGCTATGTGCATAAGCAAAATATCTTCCAGTTAAGAAAAATAAATTCCATCCTGTATCATGTAAGCGATGCAGGGCATCCACTACCTGAGAGTCCAAATGATGTGGCAGATGAGTAATTGTCCCGTCAATATCTGTAACTAATAATTTATTCATTATTCCCTATCTCAAACCATAAAAATCTATGCACGCTTCAATTTCTTGGGAAAGCGGTGCTCTTACATCCCATTCCTTAAAGCACTAATAAAAATTCTTGCGACAAAAGTATGCTGTTCAAAGATACGTTTCTATAAGAAAACGAACACTCACTCAAAGAAATATCCAAATAGCAAATCATTCAAACAAAATTATAATTCGAAAATCTTATTAACTTACCAAAGCAAAACACAAGAAATGACAATTTGTACTTGGAAATCATAAGATATTCCCATATATATCATAGACTAAAAACCATTCCCAAATAAAAGTGTGTGATTATAGTAAGTTAAATTGATCGTACTTAGGGATAGGGATACATAAGGTTGGTAAACATGCTGCACTCACTTTTCTTTTATCTAATTTCTTTCTCTGATGAGTTGCCTTTCACTGACACTGTGAATGATTCTCTGAATGTCCCCAGCATGTTTCCTGAAAATATGAAGGTAGAAATTATCAAAATGATTTGTTCCCTTGTCTTCCTTTTAGCTTTTTTTGCTTTGGGAGCTTGGGGATTTAGAAAATTTTTAAAATCTAAAGGACAGACTTTTGGTAATGGATCCACTATTAAAATCCTTGAGAGACGGTCTTTAACCCCTAAAACCACTATTTATTTAATTCGTGTAATTAATAAGATCCTTATCATCGCTGAAACAGCCGA contains:
- a CDS encoding FliO/MopB family protein, producing MLHSLFFYLISFSDELPFTDTVNDSLNVPSMFPENMKVEIIKMICSLVFLLAFFALGAWGFRKFLKSKGQTFGNGSTIKILERRSLTPKTTIYLIRVINKILIIAETAEQVTLLSEFPPNTDINELLQNNDIKSSASSSDLLSKAIQKFHRNKDLVNKYAER